The DNA window CGCGAACCATGACACGGGATCCTTCGTGCCGGCGGGGAGGCCTTCCTGGAAAGGGGACGAATCCACGAATCAGCGAGAGAATCGGAAGGGACCGCACACGCGCACCGAGTGAACATCCGACTGTCGGCTCTCATCGTCTTCGGCCTCATGCTCTCCGCCCCCGCGGTGCCCCGGGCGTCCGTCCCGCCGGCGCCGATCCTGCCGGCGGCCGGCGGGACCCCGGCCTCATCACGGGAATGCCCGCTGGCGAGTCAGGCCGCCTTTACGAAGGGCGTGCTCACCATCACTCGGGGGTCCCGCGTCGTCCGGCTCCGGGTGGAGGTGGCCGAGACCCCCGCGGCGCGGGCCCAGGGGCTGATGTGCCGGACCCGGCTGGATGCGGACGCGGGGATGCTCTTCATCTTCGAGGAGACCACGCGGGGGAGTTTCTGGATGAAGAACACCCTGATCCCGCTGTCCATCGCCTTCATCGATGAGACCTGGCGGATTGTCGAGATCCTCGACATGGAGGTCGAACGGGATCCGGCAACCCCTGTCGCCTTCTACTCGCCCAAGAAAGCGTATCGCTACGCCCTGGAGGTCAACCGGGGGTTCTTCGTCCGCCACAACATCACGGCCGGGGCCAGCGTCACCTACCGGCCGCAACCGTAGACGGTCCTCCGGGCGCCCGGTGCCTTCGCGCGGCTCGCGCTCTCCACGGCTCGAGCCCAATTTCGAACCCGCGCCCTCAATCGTCGAACCAGCAGACGACATCGGACCAGCGGTACCGGAGCACCCATCGCTCCCGGCCGTTCGGCCCCCGGCCCTCCGGCGTCCGGCCCTCCGTCACAGCCTCCGGGGGTCTGTCGTCCGCCGGCCATACCTCGAGATGCAGATGGTCGAGCGGCGGCCGACCCCGGGCCACCCACTCCAGGACTCTGGAACGGAGCCGTCCGGCCGCCGCATCCGACCCGTACACGACGACGCCGTCGGGCCGGATCAGACACAGGCTCCGCGCGGAGATGTCCAGCAGGCCGCTGACGCTGTGGAACCCCCAGCGCTCCGGAGCGGCCGTGAAGATGTCCACCATGCCCGGCTCCTGGAGGGCGAGATAGACTCCGAGCCCACCGCCCAGACCAAAGGTGTTCACGGGCACGATCAGCCCGCCGACGCGCCGGGGCGGAGCGGACAGCAGGGCCTCCAGGAGATCAGGGGGGACCTTTCGGGCGGCGGGGCCGCTCAGGAAGAGCCCTTCCCCCAGGTCCACGACCGGGTCGTCGCCTGCGTACGCCCCGCGGAGGTACATGAACCCGCAGCTCTGGACGCTCTGGCTGCGCAACACATCGCCCTCCCGGCTGAAGGCGACGCTCAGGCACTGGGTACGCACCCGGAGGGGCACGACCAGCCGTCCGCCCGGGACCAGTTGCTGGCGCCAGGCAGGGGGGATGTCCGCGCAGCTCGCGGTCACGATGATGCGGTCATAGGGAGCCTCGGGGGAGTAGCCGACCCCGCCGTCGGCGGCCACCACCGTCACATCGGGATAGCCTGCGGCGGCCAAGTGCAGGGAGGCCTCCTGCGCCACATCGGCCTGGATCTCGACGGTCACCACACGCCCTTCCGGCCCCACCAGCTCGCGAATCAGCGCCGCATTGTACCCCGTCCCGGTGCCCACCTCGAGGACGCGGTGGCCGCGCTGCGGCGCCAGTTGCTCCAGCATGATAGCCATGATGCTCGGCTGACTGCTGCTGCTGCTCGGCAATCCCGTCGCGTCGCGGCGCGTGACCACAACGTCGTCGCGGTAGGCGTCGGCCAACGCCACCTGGGGCAGGAAGAGATGCCGGGGGACCCGCCGGAACGCGGCCTCCACGGGCGCCGAGCGGACGGCCGCCCGGCGCCGCAACCAGTCCGCCAGGCCCTGACGGAGGTGCAGGCTATCCATACCACCGGCTTCCATGATCGGTGAACCTATCGTACCCAGCCCTGGGGTCCTCGCGCTATGATGAGTGCGATATGGCCGGCAAGTCCGCCGAGATCACGGCGCTGCGCGCCATCAGCCGCGCCATCGGCCAGGCGGTGGACCTGGACAGCACGCTGCACCTCATCACGCGCACCACCGCGGAGGTGATGGGGATGGACTCGTGCTCGATCTACCTCCTGGACCCGGCGGGCGAGTACCTCATCCTCAAGGCCACGACCGGGCTGGCCCCCGAAGCGGTGGGACGGGCGCGCCTGCGCTTCGGGGAGGGGCTCACCGGCTGGGCAGCCCGGCAGGCTCAGCCGGTCGCCAGTTCCGACGCGGCAAGCGATCCCCGGTTCGTCTACCTGCCCGAGACTCACGAGTACCACTTCCGGTCCCTGGCCGCGGTCCCGCTGATCACGGCCGGCAAAGTCATCGGGGCCGTCAACGTGCAGACCGCCCAGCGCCACGAGTACACGCCGGAAGAGATGGAGTTGCTGGGGGTGATCGCGGATCTGGCCGCGGGCGCCATCGAGAAGGCCACGCTCTACGACAACATGCGCCGCCAGATCCGCGAGTTGAGTACGCTGGCCGAGGTCAGCGAGACCCTGACGTCTCCGCTCTATCTCGAAGAGATCCTGCGCCTGATCGTCGAGATGGCGTCCCGGACCATGGAGGCGAAGACCTGCTCCCTGATGCTGATCGACGAGGAGACGAAGGACCTCGTCCTGGCCGCGGTGCAGAGCGCCGGCGCCGGCTATCTGAACCGGCCCACCCTGAAAGTGGGTGACGGCATTACCGGCACCGTGGCCCGGGAGGGCACGCCCATCGCGGTGGCCGACGTGCAGGCCGATCCGCGCTACCTGCTCAAGGAGATGGCGGCCCGGGAGGGCCTGCGCGCCCTGCTCTCGGTGCCCCTGGTCGTTCGCGACCGCGTGATCGGCGTCTTCAACTGCTACAAGGACCGGCCCCACCACTTCACCGACGCGGAGATCAAACTCTTCACCACCCTGGCCAACCAGACCGCGCTGGCCATCGAAAACGCCAACCTGGTCGTGCGCTCCGCGGTCATCCGCGAGATGCACCACCGGGTCAAGAACAACCTGCAGACCGTGGCCATGCTCCTGCGACTGCAGCTGCGGGACGGCCGTCAGGTCTCCGGCCGGGAGGTGCTCCAGGAAACGATCAACCGGATCCTGAGCATTGCCGCGGTGCACGAGATCCTCTCGGTGGAAGGATTCCGGCTGGTCAACCTGCGGCAGCTGCTGGAACGGGTCATGCACAACGTCGTCCAGACCATGGCCGCACCGACCCTGCGGCTGAGCGGTGCCGTCCGCGGAGACGACATCTACCTCAACTCCCACCAGGCGACCTCCCTGGCCCTGGTCGTCAACGAACTGCTCCAGAATGCCATCGAGCACGCCTTCCCCGGTCGCCCGGAGGGACGGGTGGAGATCCGTCTGGCGCGGCGCGACGGCGGGCTCACCGTCGAGGTGGAGGATGACGGGCGGGGGCTCCCGCCGGGATTCGAACCCGGCGGGGGCGGCGAGCTGGGGTTGAAAATCGTCCAGGCCCTGGTCACCGAGGACCTGGGCGGGACGATCGCCTTCAGCCCCGGACCGGGGACACGGGTGGTGATCGCCATCCCGCGCCTGGAGACCGGACGGGCATGAGGCCGCCCCTGCGCATCGTCATCGCCGACGACGAGGCGGTCATCCGCCTCGGTCTGCGGGCGATGCTGGAGGATCAGGGATACCAGGTGGTCGGTGAGGCCGCCGACGGCCGCCGTCTCCTGGACCTGGTGGGGAAACTGCGTCCCGACCTGGTCTTCCTGGACATCAAGATGCCGGGCCTGGACGGGCTGCAGGCGGCCGGGGTGCTCCTCCGGGAGCGCGCCGTGCCGGTGATCATCCTCACCGCCTACGCCGACCGCGACTTCATCGATCGGGCGCGCGAGGCCGGAGTGCTGGCCTACCTGGTCAAGCCGGTGCGCGAGAGCGACCTGGCTCCGGCGGTGGAGATGGCCATGGGCCGCTTCAAGGAGATCACGGCCCTGCGCCGGGAGATCGGCGATCTGGAGGAGACCCTGCGCACGCGAAAGCTCGTCGAGCGGGCCAAGGGCATTCTGATGCGCCGTGAGGGACTGGATGAAGCGCAAGCCTTCCTGCGCATCCAGCGCGCCGCCCGCGACGGTCGGAAGACGATGCGCGAGGTCGCCGAGGCCATCATCCGCGGCCACGGTGGCTAGCGGGAAGCGTTGTCCCCGTTATCCACAACAGGGAAACGACAGTTCCGCATTGACCCCGGGTCCGGCCGCGTGATACAACGATGCTCGCCAGCGGACAGCGAGTGTTCGAGGTGGGAGTGAGGTACCGCATCTGCACCCGACGCCTCCGGCGTCGCCCGCAGATCGGCAACCCGGCCTAACTCAGCAGTCCTGCTCCGCTGGCGCTGTGTTTCCCCCCGCGCCCTTCCTGCGGTCCGTCCCTCCGACCCCGCCCGCCTCTTGCCCTATAATGGGCTCAGACGCTGATGCTCCGCATCGGCATGGCCCAGCTCAACACCACTGTCGGGGACCTCGAGGGCAACACCCGCCGGATCTGTGAGACGATCGACCGCGCCCGGGACCTGGGCGTCGACGTCGTCTGTTTCCCCGAGCTGTCCGTCCCCGGCTATCCGCCGGAGGACCTGCTCCTCAAGCCGGATTTCGTCCGCGCCAACCTTGCCGCCCTGGCCGAGGTGGCCGGGGCCACCCGGCACATCACGGCCGTGGTGGGATTCGTGGACCGGGACGGCCCCCTGTACAACGCCGCCGCGGTCCTCTCCGACGGCCGGCAGGTCGGTGTGTACCGCAAGCACCGCCTTCCCAACTACGGCGTGTTCGACGAGAAGCGCTACTTCCACCCCGGACGGAGTGCGCCGGTCTTCCTCATCCGCGGCGTGCCCGTGGGGATCACCATCTGCGAGGACATCTGGCTCCCGGGCGGGCCCTGCCAGGCCGAAGCCGCCGCCGGGGCGCTGGTCATCCTCAACATCAACGGCTCCCCCTACCACCGGCACAAGTGGCAGCAGCGGGAGGAGATGCTGCGCACCCGGGCCCGCGAGTACGGCGTCGTGCTCTGCTACAACAACCTGGTCGGCGGGCAGGACGAGCTGGTCTTCGACGGGATGGGGATGATCGTCGACCACACCGGGAGGTTGCTGGCCCGAGGCCGGCAGTTCGAAGAGGACCTGGTGGTCTGTGACGTGGACCCGGAGGCCGTGAGGCGCCAGCGTCGCGTGGCCCCGGGGCCGCCCCCGGAGGAGGAAGGCGGACCGATCGCCACGCCCACCGTTTACGTCTCGGACGCGCCGTCCCCCTCCGGCGCGCCGCCGACGCCCCGGCCGCCCGTGGAGCCGCAGATCCCGCCGGCCCTGGACCCGACCGAAGAGGTGTACCGGGCGCTGGTCCTGGGTACACGGGACTATATGCGGAAAAACGGCTTCACCGACGCCGTCGTCGGCCTCTCCGGCGGCATCGACTCCGCCCTCGTGGCCACGATCGCCGTGGACGCGCTGGGCGCGGAGCACGTCCACACCGCCTGGCTCCCCTCACGCTTCAGCTCCGAGGACAGCCGCCGGTTTGCCGCCGCGGTGGCCCAGAACCTCGGCGTGGAGCGCCTCGATCTGGCGATCGATCCCATCTACCAGGCCTTCCTGGACAGCCTGAGCGCCACCTTTGCCGGTCGCGCGGCGGATGCGACGGAGGAGAACATCCAGGCCCGCATCCGCGGGACGCTGCTCATGGCCCTGTCCAACAAATTCGGCTGGCTGGTGCTGGCCACGGGCAACAAAAGCGAGATGAGCGTGGGCTACGCGACGCTGTACGGCGACATGGCCGGCGGCTTCGCCGTGATCAAGGATGTGCCCAAGACGCTGGTCTACGAGCTGGCCCGCTGGCGGAACCTGCGGCAGCCGATCATCCCGGAGGGCGTGATCACCCGGCCGCCGACCGCCGAACTCCGCGCCGGCCAGAAAGACACCGACACCCTGCCGCCCTATGAGATCCTCGATCCGATCCTCCGGCTCTACATCGAGGAGGATGTGCCGCCGGAAGAGATCGCGGCCCAGGGCTATCCGGCCGAGGTGGT is part of the Armatimonadota bacterium genome and encodes:
- a CDS encoding DUF192 domain-containing protein, which gives rise to MNIRLSALIVFGLMLSAPAVPRASVPPAPILPAAGGTPASSRECPLASQAAFTKGVLTITRGSRVVRLRVEVAETPAARAQGLMCRTRLDADAGMLFIFEETTRGSFWMKNTLIPLSIAFIDETWRIVEILDMEVERDPATPVAFYSPKKAYRYALEVNRGFFVRHNITAGASVTYRPQP
- a CDS encoding class I SAM-dependent methyltransferase; the protein is MDSLHLRQGLADWLRRRAAVRSAPVEAAFRRVPRHLFLPQVALADAYRDDVVVTRRDATGLPSSSSSQPSIMAIMLEQLAPQRGHRVLEVGTGTGYNAALIRELVGPEGRVVTVEIQADVAQEASLHLAAAGYPDVTVVAADGGVGYSPEAPYDRIIVTASCADIPPAWRQQLVPGGRLVVPLRVRTQCLSVAFSREGDVLRSQSVQSCGFMYLRGAYAGDDPVVDLGEGLFLSGPAARKVPPDLLEALLSAPPRRVGGLIVPVNTFGLGGGLGVYLALQEPGMVDIFTAAPERWGFHSVSGLLDISARSLCLIRPDGVVVYGSDAAAGRLRSRVLEWVARGRPPLDHLHLEVWPADDRPPEAVTEGRTPEGRGPNGRERWVLRYRWSDVVCWFDD
- a CDS encoding GAF domain-containing protein → MAGKSAEITALRAISRAIGQAVDLDSTLHLITRTTAEVMGMDSCSIYLLDPAGEYLILKATTGLAPEAVGRARLRFGEGLTGWAARQAQPVASSDAASDPRFVYLPETHEYHFRSLAAVPLITAGKVIGAVNVQTAQRHEYTPEEMELLGVIADLAAGAIEKATLYDNMRRQIRELSTLAEVSETLTSPLYLEEILRLIVEMASRTMEAKTCSLMLIDEETKDLVLAAVQSAGAGYLNRPTLKVGDGITGTVAREGTPIAVADVQADPRYLLKEMAAREGLRALLSVPLVVRDRVIGVFNCYKDRPHHFTDAEIKLFTTLANQTALAIENANLVVRSAVIREMHHRVKNNLQTVAMLLRLQLRDGRQVSGREVLQETINRILSIAAVHEILSVEGFRLVNLRQLLERVMHNVVQTMAAPTLRLSGAVRGDDIYLNSHQATSLALVVNELLQNAIEHAFPGRPEGRVEIRLARRDGGLTVEVEDDGRGLPPGFEPGGGGELGLKIVQALVTEDLGGTIAFSPGPGTRVVIAIPRLETGRA
- a CDS encoding response regulator is translated as MRPPLRIVIADDEAVIRLGLRAMLEDQGYQVVGEAADGRRLLDLVGKLRPDLVFLDIKMPGLDGLQAAGVLLRERAVPVIILTAYADRDFIDRAREAGVLAYLVKPVRESDLAPAVEMAMGRFKEITALRREIGDLEETLRTRKLVERAKGILMRREGLDEAQAFLRIQRAARDGRKTMREVAEAIIRGHGG
- a CDS encoding NAD+ synthase, producing MLRIGMAQLNTTVGDLEGNTRRICETIDRARDLGVDVVCFPELSVPGYPPEDLLLKPDFVRANLAALAEVAGATRHITAVVGFVDRDGPLYNAAAVLSDGRQVGVYRKHRLPNYGVFDEKRYFHPGRSAPVFLIRGVPVGITICEDIWLPGGPCQAEAAAGALVILNINGSPYHRHKWQQREEMLRTRAREYGVVLCYNNLVGGQDELVFDGMGMIVDHTGRLLARGRQFEEDLVVCDVDPEAVRRQRRVAPGPPPEEEGGPIATPTVYVSDAPSPSGAPPTPRPPVEPQIPPALDPTEEVYRALVLGTRDYMRKNGFTDAVVGLSGGIDSALVATIAVDALGAEHVHTAWLPSRFSSEDSRRFAAAVAQNLGVERLDLAIDPIYQAFLDSLSATFAGRAADATEENIQARIRGTLLMALSNKFGWLVLATGNKSEMSVGYATLYGDMAGGFAVIKDVPKTLVYELARWRNLRQPIIPEGVITRPPTAELRAGQKDTDTLPPYEILDPILRLYIEEDVPPEEIAAQGYPAEVVARVVTMVDRNEYKRRQAPPGIKITPKALGKDRRLPITNRFRHSLPRPAPVDPS